Proteins found in one Herbiconiux sp. A18JL235 genomic segment:
- a CDS encoding NAD(P)-dependent oxidoreductase, with protein MADVAFIGLGIMGAPMAANLVASGHRVRGFSRSAATRAAAALTGVETVASAAEAVDGAEVLITMLPDTPDVLGVLFGGDDAEGGVSHLLRDGALFIDMSTIEPGASIAIAERLATQGVAALDAPVSGGEAGAVEGALSIMIGGEQHVVDRALPLLQALGSTIVRVGPAGSGQSVKAANQLMVAGHLQMLAEALVFLRAQGVDLELALDVIGGGLAGSTVLQRKRRAFLEEDYTPGFRVELHHKDLGIVQRTAREAGVALPATALVAQLVQALVARGDGALDHSALLALTTELNGGGRR; from the coding sequence GTGGCAGACGTGGCATTCATCGGTCTCGGCATCATGGGGGCACCCATGGCGGCGAACCTCGTGGCGAGTGGCCATCGCGTGCGCGGCTTCAGCAGGAGCGCCGCGACCCGTGCGGCCGCTGCGCTGACCGGGGTCGAGACCGTGGCGAGTGCGGCCGAGGCGGTCGACGGTGCCGAGGTGCTCATCACCATGCTCCCCGATACGCCCGACGTGCTCGGTGTGCTCTTCGGGGGCGACGACGCCGAAGGCGGCGTCTCCCACCTCCTCCGAGACGGAGCGTTGTTCATCGACATGAGCACCATCGAGCCGGGAGCGTCGATCGCGATCGCCGAACGACTCGCGACCCAGGGGGTCGCGGCACTCGATGCGCCCGTCAGTGGCGGTGAGGCAGGCGCCGTCGAAGGCGCGCTGTCGATCATGATCGGTGGGGAGCAGCACGTCGTCGACCGAGCTCTCCCGCTGCTGCAGGCTCTCGGCTCCACGATCGTCAGGGTCGGCCCCGCCGGCAGCGGGCAGTCGGTGAAGGCGGCCAACCAGCTCATGGTGGCGGGCCACCTGCAGATGCTGGCCGAGGCCCTGGTGTTCCTGCGTGCGCAAGGGGTCGATCTCGAGCTGGCACTGGATGTCATCGGCGGGGGCCTTGCCGGAAGTACCGTCCTCCAGCGCAAGCGGCGGGCCTTCCTCGAGGAGGACTACACGCCGGGCTTCCGCGTGGAGCTGCACCACAAAGACCTCGGCATCGTTCAGCGCACCGCCCGCGAGGCGGGGGTCGCCCTCCCCGCGACCGCCCTGGTCGCCCAGCTCGTCCAGGCACTCGTCGCACGGGGAGACGGCGCGCTCGACCACTCCGCGCTGCTCGCTCTCACGACCGAGCTCAACGGGGGAGGACGACGATGA
- a CDS encoding glycerate kinase, whose protein sequence is MRIVFAPDSFKGSASATAVATSLIAGWRRVRPHDDLIASPMADGGEGTLDAFLSGRPGSTRVPVRVTGPAGSRIEAAWVRLPDGTAVVELASTSGITLLERLAPETSTSLGFGEAIADAIAHGAPRLLLALGGSASTDGGAGLLAALGARITRASRVGTQPEAAGADDILDIDLDTLIPLPPEGAVILSDVTNPLLGPHGSAAVFGPQKGADAETVVRLEERLSRLALMPSFAGTDPMTPGAGAAGGAAYALLAWGATMQSGARAVAKATGLDRAMAGADLVITGEGRFDSQSRSGKVVGELLTMAAEVAERPTPRLALVAGSIEAATDGFRDTVSLTALAGGTESALTRTTHWLEEAGARLAMGIARS, encoded by the coding sequence GTGAGAATCGTCTTCGCCCCCGATTCGTTCAAGGGCTCGGCCTCGGCGACGGCAGTAGCCACGTCGTTGATCGCAGGCTGGCGACGTGTTCGCCCTCACGACGACCTCATCGCGTCGCCGATGGCCGACGGCGGGGAGGGCACCCTCGACGCGTTCCTCTCCGGGCGGCCCGGCTCGACGCGGGTACCGGTGCGGGTCACCGGGCCCGCCGGCAGCAGGATCGAAGCCGCCTGGGTGAGGCTCCCCGACGGAACCGCGGTGGTGGAACTCGCCAGCACGAGCGGCATCACCTTGCTCGAACGCCTCGCACCGGAGACGAGCACCAGTCTGGGTTTCGGCGAGGCCATCGCCGATGCGATCGCCCACGGTGCACCGAGGCTCCTGCTCGCTCTCGGCGGAAGCGCTTCCACCGATGGCGGCGCCGGTCTGCTCGCGGCTCTCGGAGCCCGCATCACTCGCGCGTCTCGGGTCGGGACTCAGCCGGAGGCCGCTGGCGCCGACGACATCCTCGACATCGACCTCGACACGCTTATCCCCCTCCCCCCGGAGGGCGCCGTCATCCTCTCCGACGTCACGAACCCCCTTCTCGGCCCACACGGGAGCGCTGCGGTCTTCGGCCCGCAGAAGGGGGCGGATGCGGAGACCGTCGTCAGACTCGAGGAGCGCCTCAGCCGACTCGCCCTGATGCCCTCCTTCGCGGGCACCGACCCCATGACTCCGGGCGCAGGAGCTGCCGGTGGCGCCGCGTACGCACTGCTCGCCTGGGGAGCGACGATGCAGTCGGGCGCACGGGCAGTGGCGAAGGCGACGGGGCTCGATCGCGCGATGGCAGGAGCCGATCTGGTGATCACCGGCGAGGGACGGTTCGACAGTCAATCACGGTCGGGGAAGGTCGTCGGGGAACTGCTGACGATGGCCGCGGAGGTCGCCGAGCGCCCGACGCCTCGTCTGGCGCTGGTCGCCGGCTCGATCGAGGCCGCGACCGATGGGTTCCGCGACACGGTGTCCCTCACCGCGCTCGCGGGCGGCACCGAATCGGCACTGACCCGGACGACCCACTGGCTGGAGGAAGCCGGCGCCCGCCTGGCCATGGGAATCGCGCGCAGCTGA
- a CDS encoding NAD(P)/FAD-dependent oxidoreductase, producing the protein MTDTRPASRHHRVVVVGGGNAGLSVAGRLRRYGVDDVVVVEPRETHLYQPMFSHIAGGTAPASLAARPQAEVMPRGVGWIKGRVKGIDPAHRSITLSSGSTVGYDQLVVCPGIQKNWDAVPGLTEAMASPSGVSNYEYELAQKASAVLRRVRSGTVVFTQPDGPASCAGAAQKPMYLACDYWRATGVLADIKVVLVLPTPTLFGMPLVDRELERKVAEYGVEVRYGSEMVEVDATAKTVRIAAVGDRSATERLHYDVLHAVPPQSAPDWVRGTGLAAPGEPGGFVEVDSLTLRHPRHPEVWALGDAAGVFASKSGGALRQQTKVLAKNLVAALAGEALPESYNGYSVCPFVVSRSTVVFAEFDDRYRPKPTIPFWKGLARERRSTFVADRHLLPWVYWHLILKGRA; encoded by the coding sequence ATGACCGACACGCGCCCCGCATCCCGCCACCACCGCGTCGTCGTCGTGGGCGGCGGCAACGCCGGGCTCTCCGTCGCCGGCCGCCTGCGCCGCTACGGTGTCGACGACGTCGTGGTGGTCGAACCCCGCGAGACGCACCTGTACCAGCCGATGTTCTCGCACATCGCGGGTGGCACGGCTCCCGCCTCGCTCGCCGCCCGGCCCCAGGCCGAGGTGATGCCGCGGGGTGTGGGGTGGATCAAGGGCCGCGTGAAGGGCATCGACCCGGCCCATCGGTCGATCACGCTCAGCTCGGGTTCGACGGTGGGCTACGACCAGCTCGTCGTCTGTCCGGGCATTCAGAAGAACTGGGATGCGGTGCCCGGCCTCACCGAGGCGATGGCCTCGCCGTCGGGCGTGTCGAACTACGAGTACGAGCTCGCGCAGAAGGCCTCCGCCGTGCTGCGGCGGGTGCGCAGCGGCACCGTCGTGTTCACCCAGCCCGACGGCCCGGCGTCGTGCGCCGGCGCCGCCCAGAAGCCGATGTACCTCGCCTGCGACTATTGGCGGGCGACGGGCGTTCTCGCCGACATCAAGGTGGTTCTGGTGCTGCCCACCCCGACGCTGTTCGGCATGCCGCTCGTCGACCGCGAGCTCGAGCGCAAGGTCGCCGAGTACGGCGTCGAGGTGCGCTACGGGAGCGAGATGGTCGAGGTCGACGCCACGGCGAAGACGGTGCGCATCGCCGCCGTCGGCGACCGCTCCGCCACCGAGCGGCTGCATTACGACGTGCTGCACGCGGTGCCGCCGCAGTCGGCGCCCGACTGGGTGCGCGGCACCGGCCTCGCGGCGCCGGGGGAGCCGGGAGGCTTCGTCGAGGTCGACTCGCTCACCCTGCGGCACCCGAGGCACCCGGAGGTGTGGGCGCTCGGCGATGCCGCCGGCGTCTTCGCCTCGAAGTCGGGCGGCGCCCTCCGGCAGCAGACGAAGGTGCTCGCGAAGAACCTGGTCGCCGCCCTCGCGGGCGAGGCGCTGCCCGAGAGCTACAACGGCTACTCCGTCTGTCCCTTCGTCGTGTCGCGCTCCACCGTCGTCTTCGCCGAGTTCGACGACCGCTACCGGCCGAAGCCCACCATCCCGTTCTGGAAGGGTCTCGCCCGCGAGCGACGCTCCACCTTCGTCGCCGACCGGCACCTGCTGCCCTGGGTGTACTGGCACCTCATCCTGAAGGGGCGCGCCTAG
- a CDS encoding DNA-3-methyladenine glycosylase I produces the protein MVPTSPILEDVNVETGLIVGADGLARPAWASADPLLQHYYDTEWGMPVRDERGMYERVSLEGFQSGLSWATILRKRPAFREAFDDFDPDAVAGFGDDDIERLMTDARIVRNRAKITATVANARATVALRDDDTVEGGLAGLVWSFRPETTPRPERVSDIPTSSAESIALAKTLRAKGFRFVGPTTMFALMEAVGVVDTHLLASHRRGSSGVWPCHGGCGSLES, from the coding sequence ATGGTTCCGACGTCACCAATACTAGAGGATGTGAACGTCGAGACCGGGCTGATCGTGGGCGCCGACGGGCTGGCCCGGCCGGCGTGGGCGTCCGCCGACCCTCTGCTGCAGCACTACTACGACACCGAGTGGGGCATGCCGGTGCGCGACGAGCGCGGCATGTACGAACGGGTGAGCCTCGAGGGCTTCCAGTCGGGGCTGTCGTGGGCGACCATCCTGCGCAAGCGCCCCGCGTTCCGGGAGGCGTTCGACGACTTCGATCCGGATGCGGTGGCCGGCTTCGGCGACGACGACATCGAGCGGCTGATGACCGATGCGCGAATCGTGCGCAACCGGGCGAAGATCACCGCCACGGTCGCCAACGCGCGGGCGACGGTGGCGTTGCGCGACGACGACACGGTGGAGGGCGGACTCGCCGGGCTGGTCTGGTCGTTCAGGCCCGAGACCACGCCCCGACCCGAGCGCGTCTCCGACATCCCGACCAGCTCGGCCGAGTCGATCGCGCTGGCGAAGACGCTGCGGGCCAAGGGCTTCCGCTTCGTCGGGCCGACGACGATGTTCGCGCTGATGGAGGCGGTGGGCGTCGTCGACACCCACCTGCTGGCGAGCCACCGTCGCGGAAGCTCGGGAGTCTGGCCCTGCCATGGCGGATGTGGTTCGCTGGAGTCATGA
- a CDS encoding GNAT family N-acetyltransferase: protein MSDNTETEVVHQPEGHRYVLEVDGREVGFTGYTDRDGKRVFLHTEIDPAEGGKGYGSILIKGALTAVREEGLKAVGICPFVEAYVKKHHDFDDIVEPASIELRASL, encoded by the coding sequence ATGAGCGACAACACTGAGACCGAGGTCGTGCACCAGCCCGAGGGGCACCGCTACGTGCTGGAGGTCGACGGGCGCGAGGTGGGGTTCACCGGCTACACCGATCGCGACGGCAAGCGGGTCTTCCTGCACACCGAGATCGACCCCGCCGAGGGCGGGAAGGGCTACGGCAGCATCCTCATCAAGGGTGCGCTCACGGCGGTACGTGAGGAGGGGCTGAAGGCCGTCGGCATCTGCCCGTTCGTCGAGGCCTACGTGAAGAAGCACCACGACTTCGACGACATCGTCGAGCCCGCCTCGATCGAGCTGCGCGCCTCGCTCTGA
- a CDS encoding VOC family protein, whose translation MTQYTEGFSGFSVRDTDAAAAFYGDVLGLEVAKNEMGMLTITLPGGATVMAYPKGDDHTPATFTVLNLVVPDIDVAVDELTAAGVEFERYDGMPQDEKGIGRGKAAGMGPDIAWFTDPSGNVIAVMA comes from the coding sequence ATGACGCAGTACACCGAGGGATTCAGTGGCTTCAGCGTGCGTGACACGGATGCGGCTGCTGCCTTCTACGGCGATGTGCTCGGGCTCGAGGTGGCCAAGAACGAGATGGGGATGCTCACCATCACGCTGCCGGGAGGCGCGACGGTGATGGCGTACCCGAAGGGCGATGACCACACCCCGGCGACCTTCACGGTGCTCAACCTCGTCGTTCCCGACATCGACGTCGCCGTCGACGAGCTCACGGCGGCGGGGGTGGAGTTCGAGCGCTACGACGGCATGCCGCAGGACGAGAAGGGCATCGGGCGCGGCAAGGCCGCGGGCATGGGGCCCGACATCGCGTGGTTCACCGACCCGTCGGGCAACGTCATCGCCGTGATGGCGTAG